One Mytilus trossulus isolate FHL-02 chromosome 5, PNRI_Mtr1.1.1.hap1, whole genome shotgun sequence DNA segment encodes these proteins:
- the LOC134718864 gene encoding zinc finger protein 862-like produces MSTLDSFFGTQPPPKRTKTSEEKKDSQKNYEKSKRKRSYCVDWEKDFTWLQNSDDEGMTCKTCKKYEKEGQWVEGSSNYRIEAVRKHGSSETHMKNVKKQMATSIPPSESTAEKTLLMMKKAAFNKLTLLFRNAHYIGKNNRPYTDYISLCALDKAKDLDIGDTYMTDKSCQMFIHAISSARQNEQDDIIKNSSFISVISDGSTDVSSKEAEIIYVRCSVKCRVSTLFIGVKNVAKADGNNISIAISTLLTERFQQSWKDKLIAMGTDGASVMLGKSSGVVKRISDMTSKPVHAIHCSAHRIELAYKDAIKMVKIWQRCDALMLNIYLFYKYSPLNRSNLQASFKSLDQKMLTPTRVGGTRWVPHHERALTTILHGKEAITQHLEQMQVPGESRKDSSAKARNFLKALKDKNVSFWLHFMLDVIKTLSTVSRTVQSKNSTVGDVYNELESCKTILNKYMKRVWGYTY; encoded by the exons atgtcaACATTAGATTCCTTTTTCGGGACCCAACCTCCCCCTAAAAGAACCAAAACATCAGAGGAAAAGAAAGACTCAcagaaaaattatgaaaaaagtaaaagaaaaaggaGTTATTGTGTCGACTGGGAAAAAGATTTCACCTGGCTTCAAAATTCTGATGATGAAGGCATGACATGTAAGACCtgtaaaaagtatgaaaaagaGGGGCAGTGGGTAGAGGGGTCATCAAACTACAGAATTGAAGCTGTTAGAAAGCATGGAAGCTCAGAAACGcatatgaaaaatgttaaaaaacaaatggcCACATCAATACCTCCATCAGAATCAACAGCTGAGAAAACACTATTGATGATGAAGAAGGCTGCATTCAACAAATTGACATTGCTCTTTCGTAATGCACAttatattggtaaaaacaaTCGTCCCTACACAGACTATATTAGCCTCTGTGCATTGGACAAGGCCAAGGACCTGGACATTGGCGACACATACATGACAGACAAATCCTGCCAAATGTTTATTCATGCTATTTCTTCAGCAAGACAGAATGAACAGGATGACATCATAAAAAACAGTAGTTTTATCTCTGTGATTTCTGATGGGTCCACAGACGTCTCATCCAAGGAAGCGGAGATAATTTATGTGCGCTGTTCCGTAAAATGTAGG GTGTCAACTCTTTTTATTGGTGTGAAGAATGTTGCCAAAGCTGATGGTAATAACATAAGTATTGCCATTAGTACTTTGTTAACAGAGAGATTCCAGCAATCATGGAAAGACAAGCTTATTGCTATGGGCACTGACGGAGCATCAGTGATGTTAGGAAAGTCTAGTGGAGTGGTAAAGAGAATAAGTGACATGACCAGCAAACCAGTTCATGCAATTCATTGTTCAGCACACAG GATTGAATTGGCATACAAAGATGCAATCAAGATGGTGAAAATCTGGCAGCGGTGTGATGCGCTGATGCTGAACATCTATCTGTTTTACAA ATACAGTCCACTGAACAGATCTAACTTGCAGGCTAGCTTCAAAAGCTTAGATCAGAAGATGTTAACACCAACCAGAGTCGGTGGGACACGCTGGGTGCCTCACCATGAGAGAGCTTTGACCACAATACTACATGGCAAAGAAGCCATTACTCAACATCTTGAACAG ATGCAAGTACCAGGTGAATCCAGGAAAGATTCCAGTGCAAAGGCACggaactttttaaaagctttgaaAGATAAGAATGTTTCCTTCTGGTTGCATTTCATGCTAGACGTCATTAAAACTTTGAGTACTGTTTCTAGGACAGTCCAAAGTAAAAACAGCACTGTGGGTGATGTTTATAATGAATTAGAGTCGTGCAAAACCATACTGAACAAGTATATGAAAAG AGTTTGGGGATACACTTATTAG